The window CCACGACAAGCCGTCTCGGGCGACGGTTGATCCAGCTGTATGTCGGTCTCGCGCTCTACGGCGCGAGCTCGGCCCTTCTCGTCGAGGCCGGCCTCGGCCTCGAACCCTGGAACGTGCTGCACCAGGGCCTTGCCGAGCTGACCGGTCTGACGATCGGCGTCGTGTCGATCATCGTGGGCGCCGCGGTACTGCTCCTGTGGATCCCGCTGCGCCAGCGGCCCGGCCTCGGCACCGTCTCCAATGTCTTCGTCGTCGGCATCGCCATGGACGGCACCCTGGCCGCCCTTCCCGAGGCGCACACCCTCGCCGTCCGGATACCCCTTCTCGTCGCCGGCATCGTCCTCAACGGTGTGGCCACCGGCCTCTACATCGCCGCCCGCTTCGGACCGGGCCCGCGCGACGGCCTGATGACCGGACTGCACCGGCGCACCGGCCGCTCGATCCGGCTGATGCGTACGGCCGTTGAGCTCGCGGTGGTCATCTCCGGCTTCCTCCTGGGCGGCACGATCGGTGTCGGCACCCTGCTGTACGCGCTGGCCATCGGCCCGCTCGCCCAGCTCTTCCTGCGCGTCTTCGCCGTCCCCGCGGCACCCGACGGCAGCACGGTCGTTGCCACCGGTCAACCCCGGCGCGCCATACTGCGACGGTGAGCACGCCGATACGCCACCCCTATCTCGACCATCCCGGTCCGATCCCCTTCGCCCACCGGGGCGGGGCGGCGGACGGCCTGGAGAACACCCTGCTGCAGTTCCGGCGCGCGGTGGACCTGGGCTACCGGTACCTGGAGACCGACATCCACGCCACCCGCGACGGCAAGCTGGTCGCCTTCCACGACTCGACGCTGGACCGGGTGACCGACGGGGCGGGCAGAATCTCCGACCTGCCCTGGGCGGACGTACGGCACGCGCGTGTGGCCGGTCAGGAGCCGGTGCCGCTGTTCGAGGAGCTCCTGGAGGCCTTCCCCGAGGCGCGCTGGAACGTCGACGTGAAGGCGGAGTCCGCGCTGCTGCCCTTCCTCGACCTGGTCGAACGCACCGGCACCTGGGACCGCATCTGCCTCGGCTCGTTCTCCGAGGCACGGGTCGTACGGGCCCAGCGGCTCGCCGGTCCTCAGCTGGCCACGTCGTACGGCACGCGCGGGGTGCTGAATCTGCGGCTGCGCTCCTGGGGGCTGCCCGCTGCGGTGCGCCGCTCGGCCGTCGCCGCGCAGGTGCCCGAGATGCAGTCCGGCATCCAGGTGGTCGACCACCGCTTCGTGCGCACCGCCCACGCGCACGGGCTCCAGGTGCATGTGTGGACGGTCAACGAGGAGGACCGTATGCACCGGCTTCTGGACCTGGGAGTCGATGGCATCATGACCGATCACATCGAGACATTGCGCAAGGTCATGGAGGACCGGGGCGTCTGGGTCTGAGACCTCGACGGGCCGCGGCCCGGACGGGGAAGCGAGGGCGCGGGTGGACACCGGCACCATGGGGACGACGGCCGCCGAGGAGGCCGTGGGGCGGCGGCGCGAGCAGCGCGGCTGGTACGTCTACGACTGGGCGTGCTCCGTCTATTCGACGAGCGTGCTCACCGTGTTCCTCGGCCCCTATCTCACCTCGGTGGCTGAGGAGGCCGCCGACGCGGACGGCTTCGTCCACCCGCTCGGCATCCCGGTGCGCGCCGGCTCCTTCTTCGCCTACTCGGTGTCCCTGTCGGTGATCGCGGCCGTCCTGGTGATGCCCCTGGTGGGCGCCGCGGCCGACCGCAGCGGCCGGAAGAAGCCGCTGCTGGCGGCGGCCGCGTACACCGGGGCCGCGGCGACGACGGGCATGTTCTTCCTCGAGGGCGACCGCTATCTGCTCGGCGGCGCCCTGCTGATCGTCGCGAACGCGGCACTGTCCGTGTCGATGATGCTCTACAACTCCTATCTGCCGCAGATCGCCCCGCCCGAGGAGCGCGACGCGGTGTCCTCCCGGGGCTGGGCCTTCGGATACGCGGCGGGTGCCCTGGTGCTGATCGCGAACCTGGTC of the Streptomyces sp. NBC_00287 genome contains:
- the yczE gene encoding membrane protein YczE, giving the protein MTQATTTTGGTLLSTTSRLGRRLIQLYVGLALYGASSALLVEAGLGLEPWNVLHQGLAELTGLTIGVVSIIVGAAVLLLWIPLRQRPGLGTVSNVFVVGIAMDGTLAALPEAHTLAVRIPLLVAGIVLNGVATGLYIAARFGPGPRDGLMTGLHRRTGRSIRLMRTAVELAVVISGFLLGGTIGVGTLLYALAIGPLAQLFLRVFAVPAAPDGSTVVATGQPRRAILRR
- a CDS encoding glycerophosphodiester phosphodiesterase; its protein translation is MSTPIRHPYLDHPGPIPFAHRGGAADGLENTLLQFRRAVDLGYRYLETDIHATRDGKLVAFHDSTLDRVTDGAGRISDLPWADVRHARVAGQEPVPLFEELLEAFPEARWNVDVKAESALLPFLDLVERTGTWDRICLGSFSEARVVRAQRLAGPQLATSYGTRGVLNLRLRSWGLPAAVRRSAVAAQVPEMQSGIQVVDHRFVRTAHAHGLQVHVWTVNEEDRMHRLLDLGVDGIMTDHIETLRKVMEDRGVWV